One segment of Pseudomonas pohangensis DNA contains the following:
- a CDS encoding helix-turn-helix domain-containing protein, protein MNVQVIMREGQPEYAVLPWLEYQALLQAAGNRREAVPQVKNETRPALASLSELSALRQSRAISLEDLARSAGISPHYLAMIEKGERVAEGPIARALAQSLGVAGWEDGQ, encoded by the coding sequence ATGAATGTGCAAGTGATCATGCGTGAAGGTCAGCCGGAGTATGCGGTTCTGCCCTGGCTGGAGTATCAGGCTTTATTGCAGGCTGCGGGAAACCGCAGAGAAGCGGTACCACAGGTAAAAAACGAAACGCGCCCGGCGCTGGCCAGCCTGAGCGAGTTGTCAGCCTTGCGCCAGTCGCGGGCTATCAGCCTGGAAGATCTGGCACGCTCGGCGGGTATCAGTCCGCATTATCTGGCAATGATCGAAAAGGGTGAGCGAGTGGCCGAGGGCCCGATCGCCAGAGCGCTGGCCCAGAGTCTGGGTGTGGCGGGCTGGGAGGACGGACAGTGA
- a CDS encoding NAD(P)H-quinone oxidoreductase yields the protein MQALQGVDGRLEWGDSPQPACDVGQVRIRVAAAGLNRADLLQIAGQYAPPPGSSPVLGLECSGVISEVGAGSSWRVGERVCALLAGGGMAEEVVVDARHVLPVPEGISLLEAAALPEVYATAWLNLFQLARLAPGEKVLLHAGASGVGSAAIQLCKAFGNPCWVSVGSAERLAYCVELGAQGGVLRGEDLQGLSDFAPFDVILDPVGGDYAALNLQLLGLDGRWVNIGLMGGRQAQLDFALLLLKRVQLTGSTLRNRDELFKAELLADLVRQVWPLFAEGRLKPQLQQSFASSQAEAAYATLASNSVNGKLVLRLDESLG from the coding sequence ATGCAGGCTTTGCAAGGTGTTGACGGTCGGCTGGAGTGGGGCGATAGCCCGCAACCGGCCTGTGATGTGGGGCAGGTAAGAATCCGCGTAGCGGCAGCCGGACTCAACCGGGCTGACCTGCTGCAGATCGCCGGTCAGTATGCGCCGCCACCGGGTAGCAGCCCCGTGCTCGGGCTGGAATGTTCGGGCGTGATCAGCGAAGTCGGCGCCGGGAGCAGCTGGCGTGTCGGTGAGCGGGTTTGTGCGCTGCTGGCCGGTGGTGGCATGGCCGAAGAGGTGGTGGTGGATGCCCGTCATGTGCTGCCGGTGCCGGAGGGCATCAGCCTGCTGGAAGCCGCCGCCTTGCCGGAAGTCTATGCCACGGCGTGGCTGAACCTGTTCCAGCTGGCCCGACTGGCACCGGGCGAAAAAGTCCTGCTGCATGCCGGTGCCAGCGGTGTCGGCTCGGCAGCCATCCAGCTATGCAAGGCCTTTGGCAACCCGTGCTGGGTCAGCGTCGGTTCGGCCGAGCGGCTGGCCTACTGTGTGGAGCTGGGTGCGCAGGGCGGTGTGCTGCGCGGCGAAGACTTGCAGGGCTTGAGCGATTTTGCCCCCTTTGATGTGATCCTCGATCCGGTGGGCGGTGACTATGCTGCGCTGAACCTGCAGCTGCTGGGTCTGGATGGGCGCTGGGTGAATATCGGGCTCATGGGCGGGCGTCAGGCCCAGCTGGACTTTGCCCTGCTGTTGCTCAAGCGGGTGCAGTTGACCGGTTCAACCCTGCGCAATCGGGATGAGCTGTTCAAGGCGGAACTGCTGGCCGACCTGGTTCGCCAGGTCTGGCCGCTGTTTGCCGAAGGACGGCTCAAGCCGCAGTTGCAGCAGAGCTTCGCTTCCAGTCAGGCCGAAGCAGCTTACGCCACCCTGGCCAGCAACTCGGTGAACGGCAAGCTGGTGTTGCGCCTGGACGAAAGCCTGGGCTGA
- a CDS encoding M18 family aminopeptidase translates to MRTELNQGLIDFLKSSPTPFHATRSLAQRLEAAGYQRLDERETWRSESGGRFYITRNDSSIIAVKLGKRPLADSGMRLVGAHTDSPCLRVKPHPELHQQGFWQLGVEVYGGALLAPWFDRDLSLAGRVTYRAAGKVESQLIDFKRPVAVIPNLAIHLNRDANKGWEINPQLELPPILAQLAAGEQREFRDLLAEQLSREHGITADAVLDYELSFYDTQSAAVIGLEDDFLSGARLDNLLSCYAGLQALLDSSNEESCVLVCTDHEEVGSRSACGADGPMLEQVLQRLMPAGDAYVRSIQRSLMVSADNAHGLHPNYLDKHDGNHGPLLNGGPVIKINSNQRYATNSETAGFFRHLCLTEEVPVQSFVTRSDMGCGSTIGPISASHLGIRTVDIGVPTFAMHSIRELAGSHDLAHLVKVLTAFYGCAELI, encoded by the coding sequence ATGCGCACCGAGCTTAATCAGGGTCTGATCGATTTTCTCAAATCCTCGCCCACCCCGTTTCACGCAACCCGCAGCCTGGCACAGCGACTTGAGGCTGCCGGCTATCAGCGTCTGGATGAACGCGAGACGTGGCGTAGCGAAAGCGGCGGACGGTTTTACATCACCCGCAACGACTCCTCGATCATCGCCGTCAAACTGGGTAAACGCCCGCTGGCCGACAGTGGCATGCGCCTGGTCGGCGCCCATACCGACAGCCCCTGCCTGCGCGTCAAGCCACATCCGGAACTGCATCAACAAGGCTTCTGGCAACTCGGCGTAGAGGTTTACGGTGGCGCCCTGCTGGCGCCCTGGTTCGACCGCGACCTGTCCCTTGCCGGACGCGTGACTTATCGCGCAGCGGGCAAGGTGGAAAGCCAGCTGATCGATTTCAAGCGACCGGTTGCAGTAATCCCCAATCTGGCCATTCACCTCAATCGCGATGCCAACAAGGGTTGGGAAATCAACCCGCAGCTCGAACTGCCGCCGATCCTCGCGCAGCTGGCCGCCGGTGAACAGCGTGAATTCCGTGACCTGCTGGCCGAGCAACTGAGCCGCGAGCACGGCATCACCGCCGATGCCGTGCTCGACTACGAACTGAGCTTCTACGACACCCAGAGTGCTGCGGTTATCGGTCTGGAAGACGACTTTCTCAGCGGTGCGCGGCTGGACAACCTGCTGTCCTGCTATGCCGGCCTGCAGGCGCTGCTGGACAGCAGTAATGAGGAAAGCTGTGTACTGGTGTGTACCGACCACGAAGAAGTCGGCTCCCGGTCCGCCTGCGGTGCCGATGGTCCGATGCTCGAGCAGGTTCTGCAGCGCCTGATGCCGGCCGGGGATGCCTACGTGCGCAGCATCCAGCGCTCGCTGATGGTCTCTGCGGACAATGCCCACGGACTGCACCCAAACTACCTGGACAAGCACGACGGCAACCATGGTCCGCTGCTCAATGGCGGTCCGGTAATCAAGATCAACAGCAACCAGCGCTACGCCACCAACAGCGAAACCGCCGGCTTCTTTCGCCACCTGTGCCTGACCGAGGAGGTGCCGGTGCAGAGTTTTGTTACCCGCAGCGACATGGGCTGCGGCTCGACCATCGGACCGATCAGCGCCAGCCATCTGGGTATTCGCACGGTCGATATCGGCGTGCCGACCTTTGCCATGCACTCGATTCGCGAACTGGCCGGCAGCCATGACCTGGCCCATCTGGTCAAGGTCCTGACGGCCTTCTATGGCTGCGCCGAGCTGATCTGA
- a CDS encoding AMP-binding protein codes for MSAKLILDYVYQHEIERSDQLFLTQPTGNGQVAEYTWASAVDEARRMAAHLQSLELAPGARVAMLAKNSAHFIIAELAIWMAGGTTVAIFPTETAENIHYVLQHSEASLLFVGKLDNWEQQRSGVPQDLPCIALPLAPATGFADWDSIVASTGPLGGQPQRAADDLALIAYTSGSTGQPKGVMQTFRSISQVAEGVVSTTLETMGGNTDNRMLSYLPLAHVYERAWVECAALVAGNMQVFFAESLDTFLADLRRARPTVFLSVPRLWIKFQQGVFAKMPPAKLDLLLRIPFLGRRVARKVLIGLGLDEVKIAGSGSAPIPHEVIAWYRRLGLQLLEGYAMTEDFGYSFGGTEQQNDPGYCGVARTGVQVRIADDGEVLIKSPGQMAGYYKRPELNAECFTADGFFHTGDLGELRADGQLRISGRKKELFKTGKGKYVAPAPIENQLNVHPLIELSMVSGVGQSAPYALLVLAEEQRHRREEATFRQQVETDLARLLEQLNAQLVAHERLRMLVIAQQPWTMENGCLTPTMKLKRSSIEAAVAAQVDDWYARPGPVIWS; via the coding sequence ATGAGCGCCAAGCTGATTCTCGACTACGTCTACCAGCATGAAATTGAACGTTCCGACCAGCTGTTCCTGACCCAGCCAACCGGCAACGGGCAGGTAGCCGAATACACTTGGGCCAGTGCCGTTGATGAAGCCCGGCGCATGGCGGCGCACCTGCAAAGCCTGGAGCTTGCGCCTGGTGCCCGTGTGGCGATGCTGGCCAAGAACAGTGCGCACTTCATCATTGCCGAACTGGCCATCTGGATGGCCGGTGGCACCACTGTTGCGATTTTTCCGACCGAGACAGCCGAGAATATCCACTATGTACTGCAGCATAGTGAAGCCAGCCTGCTGTTTGTCGGCAAGCTGGATAACTGGGAACAACAGCGAAGCGGTGTGCCGCAGGACTTGCCCTGTATCGCCTTGCCGCTGGCGCCAGCTACCGGCTTTGCCGATTGGGATAGCATCGTGGCCAGTACCGGACCCCTGGGCGGGCAGCCGCAGCGGGCTGCCGACGATCTGGCGCTGATTGCGTATACCTCCGGCTCGACCGGGCAGCCCAAGGGCGTGATGCAAACCTTCAGGAGCATTTCGCAGGTGGCAGAAGGGGTTGTCAGCACTACGCTGGAAACCATGGGCGGCAACACGGATAACCGTATGCTCTCCTACCTGCCGCTGGCCCATGTGTATGAGCGTGCCTGGGTTGAGTGCGCGGCGCTGGTGGCCGGTAACATGCAGGTATTCTTTGCCGAATCACTGGATACTTTTCTGGCTGATCTGCGTCGCGCACGGCCGACGGTTTTTCTTTCGGTGCCGCGTCTGTGGATCAAGTTCCAGCAGGGCGTCTTTGCCAAAATGCCGCCGGCAAAACTCGATCTGCTGCTGCGCATACCCTTCCTCGGTCGCCGGGTGGCACGCAAGGTGCTGATCGGTCTGGGCCTGGATGAAGTAAAGATTGCCGGTAGTGGTTCGGCACCGATTCCCCATGAGGTGATTGCCTGGTATCGGCGTCTGGGCCTGCAACTGCTCGAAGGCTATGCCATGACCGAGGATTTCGGTTATTCCTTCGGTGGCACTGAACAGCAGAATGATCCGGGTTATTGCGGGGTGGCCCGCACTGGCGTGCAGGTGCGGATTGCCGATGACGGTGAGGTGCTGATCAAGTCGCCGGGGCAGATGGCCGGTTACTACAAGCGGCCGGAGCTGAATGCCGAGTGCTTCACCGCCGATGGCTTCTTTCACACCGGCGATCTCGGCGAGTTGCGCGCTGATGGGCAGTTGCGCATCAGTGGGCGCAAGAAGGAGCTGTTCAAGACCGGCAAGGGCAAGTATGTGGCACCGGCCCCCATCGAGAACCAGCTCAATGTGCACCCGCTGATCGAGCTGTCGATGGTTTCCGGTGTCGGGCAGTCGGCACCCTATGCGCTGCTGGTACTGGCCGAAGAACAGCGGCACCGGCGTGAGGAAGCGACCTTCCGCCAGCAGGTCGAGACCGATCTGGCGCGGTTGCTGGAGCAACTAAACGCCCAGCTGGTCGCCCATGAGCGTTTGCGCATGCTGGTCATCGCACAGCAGCCCTGGACCATGGAGAACGGTTGCCTGACACCGACCATGAAGCTCAAGCGCAGCAGCATCGAGGCGGCAGTGGCGGCTCAGGTGGACGACTGGTATGCCCGTCCCGGTCCGGTAATCTGGTCCTGA
- a CDS encoding SprT family zinc-dependent metalloprotease produces the protein MHEQIQKRVETCYQQAERFFQRTFSRPEVSLQLRGQKAGVAHLQENKLRFNPQLYRENQDDFLRQTVAHEVAHLIAHSMFGSRIRPHGAEWQQIMRGVYQLPPLRCHNYAVQRRAVTRYIYRCQCLDGEFPFTSRRHAMVKRGQRYQCRRCNTQLLFSGESRCG, from the coding sequence ATGCACGAGCAGATTCAAAAGCGGGTTGAAACCTGTTACCAGCAAGCCGAACGCTTTTTTCAGCGAACCTTCAGCCGTCCCGAAGTTTCGTTGCAGCTACGCGGCCAGAAAGCCGGCGTCGCCCATCTTCAGGAAAACAAGCTGCGCTTCAACCCGCAACTCTATCGGGAAAATCAGGATGATTTCCTGCGCCAGACCGTAGCCCACGAAGTGGCGCACCTGATTGCCCATAGCATGTTCGGCTCGCGCATCCGCCCGCACGGGGCCGAATGGCAGCAGATCATGCGGGGCGTTTACCAGCTTCCACCCCTGCGTTGCCACAACTACGCCGTTCAGCGCCGGGCGGTTACCCGCTACATCTATCGCTGCCAGTGCCTGGATGGCGAGTTTCCCTTCACCTCGCGGCGGCATGCCATGGTCAAGCGTGGTCAGCGCTACCAGTGCCGCCGCTGCAATACCCAGCTGCTGTTCAGCGGCGAGTCGCGTTGCGGCTAA
- a CDS encoding Yip1 family protein, protein MINHVVGLFTHPHQEWKEIRGEEESISHMYFTHVLFLAAIPVVSAYIGTSQVGWRIGGGAAVKLTEASALQMTVLTYLAMLLGVATLGAFIHWMSRTYDAKPTITQCVVFAAYNATPLFIGGLAALYPNLWLAMLVGTAAICYTVYLLYVGIPAFMGIPEEEGFVYASSILAIGLVMLVSMMAMSIVIWGLGIGPVYTS, encoded by the coding sequence ATGATCAATCACGTAGTGGGGCTATTCACACACCCGCATCAGGAATGGAAGGAAATTCGCGGCGAAGAGGAAAGCATCAGCCACATGTATTTCACCCATGTGCTGTTCCTTGCGGCTATACCGGTAGTCAGCGCCTATATCGGTACCAGCCAGGTCGGCTGGAGAATTGGCGGTGGTGCCGCGGTCAAACTGACCGAAGCCAGTGCGCTGCAAATGACCGTTCTGACCTACCTGGCCATGTTGCTGGGCGTAGCTACCCTGGGTGCATTCATTCACTGGATGTCGCGCACTTATGACGCCAAACCGACGATCACCCAGTGCGTGGTGTTTGCTGCGTACAACGCCACGCCCCTGTTCATCGGCGGACTGGCCGCACTCTACCCGAACCTCTGGCTGGCCATGCTGGTCGGCACGGCAGCCATTTGCTACACGGTGTACCTGCTTTATGTCGGCATCCCGGCCTTCATGGGTATTCCCGAAGAAGAAGGCTTTGTCTATGCCAGCTCGATTCTGGCCATCGGCCTGGTCATGCTGGTCAGCATGATGGCCATGTCGATCGTGATCTGGGGTCTCGGCATCGGGCCGGTCTATACCAGCTAG
- a CDS encoding DUF6789 family protein — protein MYSQFFRDIADRKEPLVIGAIAGMVVILIATAQLAPSLLGHPFEPPQMINHVLGLPADSLVGWVGHLLVGLVAFPLGYMLVPYRHFPGSPLVKGLLYALLLGTIAGVCAPLTGNEMFMGTQEGMVALYLLHGAYCCLIAVMVGKPDRVAQSDRRQLARG, from the coding sequence ATGTATAGCCAATTCTTTAGAGATATCGCTGACCGAAAAGAACCGCTAGTCATAGGCGCGATTGCCGGGATGGTCGTCATACTGATCGCCACCGCACAGCTTGCGCCGTCCCTGCTGGGCCACCCTTTTGAGCCTCCCCAGATGATCAATCATGTGCTGGGCCTGCCGGCCGACAGCCTGGTTGGCTGGGTCGGCCATCTGCTGGTCGGGCTGGTTGCATTTCCACTGGGCTACATGCTGGTGCCCTATCGTCACTTCCCGGGTTCGCCACTGGTCAAAGGGCTGCTTTACGCGCTGCTGCTAGGCACCATAGCTGGCGTGTGCGCACCGCTGACCGGTAACGAGATGTTCATGGGTACACAAGAGGGTATGGTTGCCCTGTACCTGTTGCATGGCGCCTATTGCTGCCTGATCGCAGTGATGGTCGGCAAACCTGACCGGGTAGCACAGAGCGATCGCCGGCAGCTCGCCAGAGGCTAG
- a CDS encoding carboxy terminal-processing peptidase, with translation MKRILSACILGVSLCFSTLLLADNAAQSAKWQALQPEREQVIASLNVVELLKRHHYNKPPLDDARSAKIYQSYLKLLDPSRSFFTAGDIARFDVWQNQFDDFLKTGDLKPGFTIYKVYLQRQQSRLQYALQQLSGGVDNMDFSVDESLQIDRKDAAWAKNDAELDDLWRKRLKDEVLRLKIAGKDSKAIQELLTKRYKNQLNRIDQTLGEDIFQAYMNAFAQTYDPHTNYLSPENAENFDINMSLSLEGIGAVLQTDNEYVKVVRLVTAGPAEKTKQVAAADKIIGVAQGNEEMVDVIGWRLDEVVKLIRGPKGSLVRLEIIPASNAPNDQTSKIVNITREAVKLEDQAASKSIIKLNQDGRDYTVGVITVPAFYLDFKAYREGNPEYKSTTRDVKRLLGELQAAKVDGVVLDLRDNGGGSLQEATELTGLFIDQGPTVLVRNSDGRVDVLADEDKGAFYNGPLAVLVNRLSASASEIFAGAMQDYHRALVIGGQTFGKGTVQTVQPLNHGELKLTLAKFYRVSGESTQHQGVIPDIAYPSILDTAEIGESALDDSLPWDRIKPAINPKSDPFKPFLAELNARHDKRTDNNPDFVFTRARMDLSKQLMLETTISLNESKRREQQADLDNKQLVLENNRRVAKGETALTELKKQDEDALPAEDDKLKPEDDAYLTETGRILIDYLGLSSSVAAH, from the coding sequence ATGAAACGCATACTCTCAGCCTGCATTCTCGGTGTATCCCTTTGCTTCAGTACTTTGCTGCTGGCCGATAACGCCGCTCAGTCCGCGAAGTGGCAAGCCCTGCAACCCGAGCGCGAGCAGGTGATTGCCAGCCTGAATGTCGTCGAACTGCTCAAGCGCCACCATTACAACAAGCCGCCGCTGGATGATGCGCGTTCGGCAAAGATCTACCAAAGCTACCTGAAGCTGCTCGATCCTTCGCGCAGCTTCTTCACCGCCGGGGACATTGCGCGGTTCGATGTCTGGCAGAACCAGTTTGACGACTTCCTGAAAACCGGCGATCTCAAGCCCGGCTTCACCATCTACAAGGTATATCTGCAGCGCCAGCAGAGCCGCCTGCAATACGCCTTGCAACAGTTGTCCGGCGGCGTCGACAACATGGATTTCAGTGTCGATGAAAGTCTGCAAATCGATCGCAAGGATGCTGCCTGGGCGAAGAACGACGCCGAACTGGATGATCTCTGGCGCAAGCGCCTGAAGGACGAGGTGCTGCGCCTGAAAATTGCCGGCAAGGACTCCAAGGCCATTCAGGAACTGCTGACCAAGCGCTACAAGAATCAGCTGAATCGCATCGATCAGACGCTGGGTGAAGATATCTTCCAGGCCTACATGAATGCCTTCGCCCAGACCTACGACCCCCACACCAATTACCTTTCCCCGGAGAATGCCGAGAACTTCGACATCAACATGAGCCTGTCGCTGGAAGGTATCGGCGCGGTTCTGCAGACCGACAACGAATACGTCAAGGTCGTGCGCCTGGTAACCGCCGGTCCTGCGGAGAAAACCAAGCAGGTTGCGGCGGCCGACAAGATCATCGGCGTGGCCCAGGGCAATGAAGAAATGGTCGACGTGATCGGCTGGCGCCTGGACGAAGTGGTCAAGCTGATCCGTGGCCCCAAGGGCTCACTGGTGCGGCTGGAAATCATTCCGGCCAGCAATGCGCCAAACGACCAGACCAGCAAAATCGTGAATATCACCCGCGAGGCGGTGAAGCTGGAAGATCAGGCCGCCAGCAAGTCGATCATCAAGCTGAATCAGGACGGTCGCGACTACACGGTGGGCGTGATCACGGTTCCGGCGTTCTATCTGGACTTCAAGGCCTATCGCGAGGGCAACCCCGAATACAAGAGCACCACACGTGACGTCAAGCGCCTGCTGGGTGAACTGCAGGCCGCCAAGGTGGATGGCGTAGTCCTCGATCTGCGCGACAACGGTGGCGGTTCGCTGCAGGAAGCCACCGAACTGACCGGCCTGTTCATCGACCAGGGGCCAACCGTACTGGTGCGTAACAGTGATGGACGCGTGGACGTACTGGCCGATGAAGACAAGGGGGCTTTCTATAACGGTCCGCTGGCCGTGCTGGTCAACCGCCTGTCCGCCTCTGCATCGGAAATTTTCGCCGGCGCCATGCAGGACTACCACCGCGCCCTGGTCATCGGCGGCCAGACCTTTGGCAAAGGTACCGTGCAGACCGTGCAGCCACTCAACCATGGTGAACTCAAGCTGACCCTGGCCAAGTTCTACCGGGTTTCCGGTGAAAGCACCCAGCATCAGGGCGTAATCCCGGATATTGCCTACCCGTCGATTCTCGACACTGCGGAAATTGGCGAAAGCGCTCTGGATGACTCCCTGCCCTGGGATCGCATCAAGCCCGCGATCAACCCCAAGAGCGATCCGTTCAAGCCGTTCCTCGCTGAACTGAACGCACGGCATGACAAGCGTACCGACAACAATCCCGATTTCGTGTTCACCCGCGCACGCATGGATCTGTCCAAGCAACTGATGCTGGAAACCACGATCAGCCTGAACGAGAGCAAGCGCCGCGAGCAACAGGCCGACCTGGATAACAAGCAACTGGTGCTGGAAAACAACCGGCGCGTGGCCAAGGGTGAAACCGCCCTTACCGAACTGAAGAAGCAGGACGAAGATGCACTGCCTGCTGAAGACGACAAGCTCAAGCCTGAAGATGATGCCTATCTGACCGAAACCGGGCGCATCCTTATCGACTATCTGGGCCTGAGTTCCAGCGTGGCTGCACACTAA
- a CDS encoding SEL1-like repeat protein, producing MLRWPALVKQPAVWRWMEGQFSRMANLGDTVAQSFYGHLLLYRGSGMGARQEGRRLLQLAAQAGDGKAAYQLGLLCLQQSPERAVDAAQAADWWLKAVAAGHPLAARKLADLYREGGPGLAADAELARQMDQRAAESGL from the coding sequence ATGCTGCGCTGGCCGGCACTGGTCAAACAACCGGCTGTGTGGCGCTGGATGGAGGGGCAGTTCTCCAGAATGGCCAACCTTGGCGACACGGTCGCGCAATCCTTTTATGGCCACCTGCTGCTGTACCGTGGCTCTGGGATGGGTGCGCGCCAGGAAGGCCGCCGGCTGCTGCAGCTGGCGGCGCAGGCCGGCGATGGCAAGGCGGCCTATCAGTTAGGGCTGCTGTGCCTGCAGCAGAGCCCCGAGCGGGCGGTGGATGCGGCACAGGCCGCCGACTGGTGGCTGAAGGCTGTCGCTGCCGGCCATCCGCTGGCCGCGCGCAAGCTGGCCGATCTGTATCGCGAAGGTGGTCCCGGTCTGGCGGCTGATGCAGAGCTCGCCCGGCAGATGGATCAGCGTGCGGCCGAGTCGGGTCTGTGA